The window ACGGGCGGCGACCGGATCGGAGTCCACAGCAGGCAGCGTCATACCACAAGTGTCGACAAACCAAACGGAAAAACCTAATCAATTACTGCGCGATTCCTTAGTGACCGCATGCCCGGTGCCCGAGGGTGAGCGCCGCAGTCGCTCGATCCAACCGACCAGGACAAGCGATGAAGTCGCGAGCTGGAATTGCCGGATTTACCCAACACGAGGCAGATGCGGCACCTCGTGGCGCTAGTGACGTCGCACCCTTGGTGGATGGGGGCTCCGGACCAGAACATCATCACCTCCCCGATCGGCACCGGTTCGTCACGGCCGCAAGCGATCAGCGCCTCCGACGGCTCCTATGCGATGGTCTATAGCCCCGACGGCGGAGCCTTTGACGCCGACCTGTCGAGGCTCGCCGGGAGGACTGCGAAACTGTCACGGTTCGACCCGCGCACCGGGACGGCTACCGACTTGGGCATCGTGCCGACCGGGCTTGCGACGTACACCGCGCCGACGGCTAGGCTAGCTTCTGAGGGGCTGCGCCCCGCCGTGGTGGGCGAAAATTTGCTGCTCGTCCGCCGGTCGGGTACGGGGTTGTCTCAGCGGTGGCCCGGGTTGATGCTGATGGAGTGTTTCGGTCGACCCCGGTCGCTCTATGTTGCCATGTGAGCCCGCAGGC is drawn from Candidatus Mycolicibacterium alkanivorans and contains these coding sequences:
- a CDS encoding putative collagen-binding domain-containing protein, translated to MGAPDQNIITSPIGTGSSRPQAISASDGSYAMVYSPDGGAFDADLSRLAGRTAKLSRFDPRTGTATDLGIVPTGLATYTAPTARLASEGLRPAVVGENLLLVRRSGTGLSQRWPGLMLMECFGRPRSLYVAM